A window from Bosea sp. ANAM02 encodes these proteins:
- a CDS encoding AtzH-like domain-containing protein, with translation MTDLTPNLPEIVAEISTLFEAYEQALIDKDVDVLDASFWNSPYTIRYALHENGYGFNEIHGHRVARPPGPGIKEKRIRLEILTLGRDIATVNLEFKVRGRDVIGRQSQSWVRFPELGWKVVSAHVSTMEGPRLW, from the coding sequence ATGACCGACCTGACCCCGAACCTTCCCGAGATCGTCGCCGAGATCAGCACCCTGTTCGAGGCTTACGAGCAGGCGCTCATCGACAAGGATGTCGACGTCCTCGACGCCTCGTTCTGGAACAGCCCCTACACGATCCGCTATGCCCTGCACGAGAACGGCTACGGCTTCAACGAGATCCACGGCCATCGTGTCGCCCGCCCGCCGGGACCGGGGATCAAGGAGAAGCGGATCCGGCTGGAGATCCTGACGCTGGGCCGCGACATCGCCACTGTCAATCTTGAGTTCAAGGTGCGCGGGCGCGACGTCATCGGCCGGCAGAGCCAGAGCTGGGTGCGCTTTCCGGAACTCGGCTGGAAGGTCGTCTCCGCCCATGTCTCGACGATGGAGGGGCCGCGCCTCTGGTAG
- the pip gene encoding prolyl aminopeptidase — protein sequence MADDDSALYEAVEPYQSLRLPVGDGHELHVDLSGNPHGIPVVFLHGGPGGGTKPAQRKTFDPSAFRIVTFDQRGAGRSSPLAELAGNTTQALIADLERIRAHLGIERWLVTGGSWGSCLGLAYGQAHPERCLGFRLHGIFMAERAEIDWWFHGSRTIFPDHWETFAAFVPEAERGDLLSAYYRRLTGPDREQQLAAAIALRTFSGKTQTFLPDAEHVAALTEPDAALALARIFTHYCVNGAFLQPGQLLRDVSRIRHLPAEIVQGRYDIVTPMCTAWRLKTAWPEARFTIVTEANHAATPSAPALSLALRDATDRLRDSMPALAA from the coding sequence GTGGCAGACGATGACAGCGCCCTCTACGAGGCGGTCGAGCCCTATCAGTCCCTGCGCCTGCCGGTCGGCGACGGACATGAGCTCCATGTCGACCTCAGCGGCAATCCCCACGGCATTCCCGTCGTCTTCCTGCATGGCGGGCCGGGCGGCGGCACCAAGCCGGCCCAGCGCAAGACCTTCGACCCCTCCGCCTTCCGGATCGTGACCTTCGACCAGCGCGGGGCCGGGCGCTCCAGCCCCCTGGCGGAGCTCGCAGGCAATACCACGCAGGCGCTGATCGCCGATCTCGAACGCATCCGCGCGCATCTCGGCATCGAGCGCTGGCTGGTCACCGGCGGTTCCTGGGGGAGCTGCCTCGGCCTCGCCTATGGGCAGGCCCATCCGGAGCGCTGCCTCGGCTTCCGCCTGCACGGCATCTTCATGGCCGAGCGCGCCGAGATCGACTGGTGGTTCCACGGCTCGCGCACGATCTTCCCGGACCATTGGGAGACCTTCGCCGCTTTCGTGCCGGAAGCGGAGCGGGGCGATCTGCTCAGCGCCTATTATCGCCGCCTCACCGGGCCCGATCGTGAGCAGCAACTGGCGGCCGCGATCGCCTTGCGCACCTTCTCGGGGAAAACCCAGACCTTCCTGCCCGATGCCGAGCATGTCGCGGCCCTGACCGAGCCGGACGCCGCGCTCGCGCTCGCCCGCATCTTCACGCATTACTGCGTCAACGGCGCCTTCCTCCAGCCCGGCCAGTTGCTGCGCGACGTCTCGCGCATCCGGCATCTGCCGGCCGAGATCGTGCAGGGGCGCTACGATATCGTGACGCCGATGTGCACGGCCTGGCGCCTGAAGACGGCCTGGCCCGAAGCCCGCTTCACCATCGTCACCGAGGCCAACCACGCAGCGACGCCAAGCGCGCCGGCCCTGTCGCTGGCGCTGCGCGATGCGACCGACCGCCTGCGCGATTCGATGCCGGCCCTTGCGGCCTGA
- a CDS encoding protein tyrosine phosphatase produces the protein MSRLALPGFAGAVLLGPCPGRRGEVLDDSAARAALAEDLARLGRMGATGLLSLVEAREFPEGFAAAIHAAGLEWVHLPIPDYGVPDAAFMAGWRKLDLADRLREGESWAIHCRAGLGRTGTIAALLLVENGAGAAEAIARIRREHDAAAVETAAQEGFLNQQEQAAKSAAAKRAPSRA, from the coding sequence GTGTCCCGTCTCGCCCTGCCCGGTTTCGCCGGCGCAGTGCTGCTTGGCCCCTGCCCCGGCCGACGCGGGGAGGTGCTCGACGATAGCGCCGCGCGGGCAGCGCTGGCGGAGGATCTGGCCCGGCTCGGACGCATGGGTGCCACCGGCCTGCTCAGCCTCGTCGAGGCCAGGGAATTTCCGGAGGGCTTCGCCGCCGCCATCCACGCTGCCGGCCTGGAATGGGTCCACCTCCCCATCCCCGATTATGGCGTGCCCGATGCCGCTTTCATGGCGGGCTGGCGCAAGCTCGATCTGGCCGACCGGCTTCGGGAAGGCGAGAGCTGGGCGATTCATTGCCGCGCCGGCCTCGGCCGCACCGGCACCATCGCAGCGCTGCTGCTCGTCGAGAACGGAGCGGGCGCGGCGGAGGCCATCGCACGGATCCGGCGCGAGCATGATGCCGCGGCCGTCGAGACTGCGGCGCAAGAAGGCTTTCTGAACCAGCAGGAACAGGCGGCAAAGTCGGCCGCCGCGAAGCGCGCGCCATCCCGGGCTTGA
- a CDS encoding alkylphosphonate utilization protein, translating into MSDDDYIYDEATGEWRPASELKQAAADAAPVVRDAAGNVLADGDSVVLVKDLKVKGANQTLKQGTVIRSIRLTENVEEIDCRHDTIKGLVLRTEFVRKR; encoded by the coding sequence ATGTCGGACGACGATTACATCTATGACGAGGCGACCGGGGAATGGCGCCCGGCCTCGGAGCTGAAGCAGGCGGCGGCAGACGCCGCCCCGGTGGTGCGCGATGCCGCCGGCAACGTGCTCGCTGATGGCGATTCCGTCGTGCTGGTCAAGGACCTCAAGGTGAAAGGCGCCAACCAGACCCTCAAGCAGGGCACGGTGATCCGCTCGATCCGCCTGACCGAGAATGTCGAGGAGATCGACTGCCGCCACGACACGATCAAAGGCCTCGTGCTGCGCACCGAATTCGTCCGCAAACGTTGA
- a CDS encoding carbohydrate kinase, with the protein MILVCGEALVDLFAEAGTGGEMPARIVAGGSPFNVAIGLARLGVAAGFLGGVSRDGFGNLLADLLVREGVDDRYLVRTDRLTTISVVTTGRDGHPGYAFHGEGAADRSLTIADLPTMLPDSIRALTFGSYTMAVEPVGSAFAALAERERGRRVISVDPNLRPTAIGELSGWHRAAERFYRAATIVKASDEDIRIAWDGQLTPAEAASHWLDLGARLVVVTQGGQGAIAFAAAGQVCVPSRKVAVQDTVGAGDTFHAALLARLARTGRLEPEAIAALDREALADLLAYAVAAASITVTRRGADLPSAAEVEAVRQ; encoded by the coding sequence ATGATCCTGGTCTGCGGCGAAGCCCTGGTCGATCTGTTCGCCGAGGCCGGTACGGGTGGCGAGATGCCGGCGCGGATCGTGGCCGGCGGCTCGCCCTTCAATGTCGCGATCGGCCTGGCGCGGCTTGGCGTCGCGGCAGGTTTCCTCGGGGGCGTCTCGCGCGACGGTTTCGGCAACCTGCTCGCCGATCTCCTGGTTCGCGAGGGGGTCGATGATCGCTATCTCGTCCGGACCGATCGTCTCACCACCATCTCGGTCGTGACGACCGGCCGGGACGGCCATCCCGGCTACGCCTTCCATGGCGAAGGCGCGGCCGATCGTTCGCTGACTATCGCCGACCTGCCGACGATGCTGCCGGACTCGATCCGGGCGTTGACCTTCGGCTCCTACACGATGGCGGTGGAACCCGTCGGGTCGGCCTTCGCGGCGCTGGCCGAGCGGGAGCGTGGCCGGCGCGTCATCAGCGTCGACCCCAATCTGCGCCCGACCGCAATCGGCGAATTGTCGGGCTGGCATCGGGCGGCCGAACGGTTCTATCGCGCGGCGACCATCGTCAAGGCCAGCGACGAGGATATCCGGATCGCCTGGGACGGCCAGCTAACGCCCGCGGAAGCTGCTTCCCACTGGCTCGATCTGGGAGCCCGGCTGGTCGTCGTCACGCAAGGTGGGCAGGGCGCGATCGCCTTCGCGGCTGCCGGCCAGGTTTGCGTGCCGAGCCGCAAGGTCGCGGTGCAGGACACGGTGGGTGCCGGCGACACTTTCCATGCGGCGCTGCTCGCACGCCTCGCCCGGACCGGTCGACTCGAGCCGGAGGCGATCGCCGCGCTCGACCGCGAGGCGCTTGCCGACCTGCTTGCCTATGCCGTGGCGGCCGCGTCGATCACGGTGACGCGCCGGGGCGCCGATCTGCCGAGCGCGGCGGAGGTCGAGGCAGTCCGGCAGTAA
- the nagA gene encoding N-acetylglucosamine-6-phosphate deacetylase → MAAARQAWRARRLFDGMRILDDRIVVAEDDIVTAVLCGDATPDCATEDLPEDAVLAPGFIDVQVNGGGGVMLNDSLSAEGIATIAAAHASFGTRFLLPTLISASRADIARAIAAVREAIAQGVPGVLGVHLEGPFINPERNGAHPLANLLRPESSDIDLLASLGSAGVTLVTLAPERVPEGFIRALVDRGVRVCAGHSNATAAEMARARAEGLSGVTHLFNAMSQLGSREPGVVGAAMSDPGLAAGIIADGHHVAWPSFQAAFRAIGPQKMMLVTDAMATIGAPRDAFELFGETIHVSEGRLVNGEGRLAGAHLDMSAAILNAHLHGGASLDQALTMATAAPAAFLGLSCSHGRIAPGRKAAFSMLRTTPAASLS, encoded by the coding sequence ATGGCGGCCGCCCGGCAAGCCTGGCGCGCGCGGCGCCTGTTCGACGGCATGCGGATCCTGGACGACAGGATCGTCGTCGCCGAGGACGACATAGTCACTGCGGTGCTTTGCGGCGATGCTACGCCCGATTGCGCGACCGAGGACCTGCCCGAGGATGCCGTGCTGGCACCGGGCTTCATCGATGTCCAAGTCAATGGCGGCGGCGGCGTCATGCTGAACGACAGCCTCTCGGCCGAGGGCATCGCCACGATCGCGGCCGCCCATGCAAGCTTCGGCACGCGCTTCCTGCTGCCGACCCTGATCAGCGCCAGCCGCGCCGATATCGCCCGCGCGATCGCCGCGGTGCGGGAGGCGATCGCGCAGGGCGTGCCCGGCGTGCTCGGCGTGCATCTCGAAGGCCCCTTCATCAATCCCGAGCGCAACGGCGCCCACCCGCTCGCCAACCTGCTGCGGCCCGAGTCCTCGGATATCGACCTGCTCGCATCGCTCGGCTCCGCCGGCGTGACGCTGGTGACGCTCGCACCGGAGCGCGTGCCGGAGGGCTTCATCCGCGCCCTGGTCGATCGCGGCGTCAGGGTCTGCGCCGGCCACAGCAACGCCACCGCCGCGGAGATGGCGCGGGCCCGCGCCGAAGGGCTCTCCGGCGTCACGCATCTGTTCAACGCCATGTCGCAGCTCGGCTCGCGCGAGCCCGGCGTGGTTGGCGCGGCGATGTCCGATCCCGGCCTCGCCGCCGGCATCATCGCCGACGGCCATCATGTCGCCTGGCCCTCCTTCCAGGCCGCCTTTCGCGCTATCGGGCCGCAGAAGATGATGCTCGTCACCGATGCCATGGCGACGATCGGCGCGCCGCGCGACGCCTTCGAGCTGTTCGGCGAGACGATCCATGTCAGCGAAGGGCGCCTGGTCAATGGCGAAGGCCGGCTGGCCGGAGCCCATCTCGACATGAGCGCCGCGATCCTGAATGCACATCTCCATGGCGGCGCCTCGCTGGACCAGGCTTTGACGATGGCGACCGCGGCGCCGGCTGCCTTTCTTGGTCTCTCCTGCAGTCATGGCCGGATCGCGCCGGGCCGGAAAGCCGCTTTTTCGATGTTGCGCACCACGCCCGCCGCGTCCTTGTCGTAA
- a CDS encoding amidase has translation MEDRVNAFVPGPRIRIPGRPDGPLSDLTFAVKDLFDIAGAPTGGGNHDWARANPIPERHAWAVQTLLDAGAELVGKTITDEVSLGILGENAFDGTPLNTAAPDRVPGGSSSGSAAAVAAGLCDTALGTDTGGSMRVPGSFCGLYSIRPTHGRLDLTGLMPQAPSSDTAGWFTRDAATFARIGEVMFGEAPGPLPTKLLVATDAFGFADPEVAAVLQPMVERLARVLGTTPRDGIMAPQGLSVWARAQRSLQPVEAWQTFRPWIERDNPRMAFTVAAGLIAGSQVPVAEQNWAALMREEARARLRYLLPSGTILCLPTTPFPAPLRGLPTPVLRPMRDRITCLCAQGGLAGHPQVNLPGARVDGAPVGLSIIGARGSDASLIAVAEAMESASS, from the coding sequence ATGGAGGATCGCGTCAACGCCTTCGTGCCCGGCCCCCGCATCCGCATTCCCGGCCGGCCGGACGGCCCGCTCTCCGACCTGACTTTTGCGGTGAAGGACCTGTTCGATATCGCGGGCGCGCCGACCGGCGGCGGCAACCATGACTGGGCCAGGGCCAACCCCATCCCGGAGCGTCATGCCTGGGCCGTGCAGACCCTGCTCGATGCCGGTGCCGAGCTCGTCGGCAAGACCATCACCGACGAGGTCTCGCTCGGCATCCTCGGCGAGAACGCCTTCGACGGCACGCCGCTGAACACCGCCGCGCCCGATCGCGTGCCCGGCGGCTCCTCCTCCGGCTCGGCCGCCGCCGTCGCAGCCGGGCTCTGCGACACCGCGCTCGGCACCGATACCGGCGGCTCGATGCGCGTGCCCGGAAGCTTCTGCGGGCTCTACAGCATTCGGCCGACCCATGGCCGGCTTGACCTGACCGGGCTGATGCCGCAGGCGCCGAGTTCGGACACGGCCGGCTGGTTCACCCGCGACGCCGCGACCTTCGCCCGCATCGGCGAGGTGATGTTCGGCGAGGCGCCCGGCCCGCTGCCGACGAAGCTGCTCGTCGCCACCGATGCCTTCGGCTTCGCCGACCCCGAAGTCGCTGCCGTCTTGCAGCCGATGGTCGAACGCCTCGCCCGCGTTCTCGGCACCACGCCGCGCGACGGGATCATGGCGCCGCAGGGCCTGTCGGTCTGGGCGCGGGCGCAGCGCAGCCTGCAGCCGGTCGAGGCCTGGCAGACCTTCCGCCCCTGGATCGAGCGGGACAACCCGCGCATGGCCTTCACCGTCGCGGCCGGCCTGATCGCCGGCTCGCAGGTTCCGGTCGCCGAGCAGAACTGGGCCGCGCTGATGCGCGAGGAAGCCCGCGCAAGACTGCGCTATCTGCTGCCTTCTGGCACCATCCTGTGCCTGCCGACGACGCCGTTCCCCGCGCCCCTGCGTGGATTGCCGACGCCGGTGTTGAGGCCGATGCGCGACCGCATCACCTGCCTCTGCGCGCAGGGCGGTCTCGCCGGCCATCCGCAAGTCAACCTGCCCGGCGCACGCGTCGACGGCGCGCCTGTCGGCCTGTCCATCATCGGCGCGCGCGGCAGCGACGCCAGCCTCATCGCCGTCGCCGAGGCCATGGAGTCCGCATCGTCATGA
- a CDS encoding amidohydrolase family protein, with the protein MTETLLIRNVRPAGGAATDVLVRDGRIAAIGTATAGAGTVFDAGGRLMIPGLVEAHTHLDKSFWGMGWHRHTAGPALIDKIETERRNRREFGIDADRQSGRLVAQMIRLGTTHIRSHVDVDTEVGLAGIEGVMAMRERLRDVIDVEIVAFAQSGMLIRPGTLELLDQAMAMGADVVGGLDPCTLDRDPKGHLDAIFGLAGKYDRPLDIHLHERGEVGAFSMELIIERTRTLGMQGKVAISHAFCLGMPDADHVRRLMEDLARERIALVTTAPAASPAPSVMACVKAGVVIAGGSDGVRDSWNPYGMGDMLERATLIGLRNNFRRDEEMELALDACTYQGAKVMGIENYGLDIGCIADLVILPGETLCEAIVERPADRTVVKRGRIVARHGELTRPIA; encoded by the coding sequence GTGACAGAAACCCTCTTGATCCGGAACGTCCGACCGGCCGGCGGCGCCGCAACGGACGTGCTGGTCCGCGACGGGCGCATCGCGGCGATCGGTACCGCAACCGCGGGCGCCGGGACCGTCTTCGATGCCGGTGGCCGCCTGATGATCCCCGGCCTCGTCGAGGCCCATACCCATCTCGACAAGAGCTTCTGGGGCATGGGCTGGCACCGGCACACTGCCGGTCCCGCCCTGATCGACAAGATCGAGACCGAACGCCGCAACCGCCGCGAATTCGGCATCGATGCCGACCGCCAGTCCGGCCGGCTCGTGGCGCAGATGATCAGGCTCGGCACCACCCATATCCGCAGCCATGTCGACGTCGACACGGAAGTCGGCCTCGCCGGCATCGAAGGCGTCATGGCCATGCGCGAGCGGCTCAGGGACGTGATCGATGTCGAGATCGTCGCCTTCGCGCAATCCGGCATGTTGATCCGGCCCGGCACGCTCGAACTGCTCGACCAGGCGATGGCGATGGGCGCCGACGTCGTCGGCGGGCTCGATCCCTGCACGCTCGACCGCGACCCCAAGGGCCATCTCGACGCGATCTTCGGCCTTGCCGGCAAATACGACCGCCCGCTCGACATCCACCTGCATGAGCGCGGCGAGGTCGGCGCCTTCTCGATGGAGCTCATCATCGAGCGCACCCGCACGCTCGGCATGCAGGGCAAGGTCGCGATCAGCCACGCCTTCTGCCTGGGCATGCCCGATGCCGACCATGTCCGCCGCCTGATGGAGGACCTGGCCAGGGAACGCATCGCACTGGTCACGACCGCACCCGCCGCCTCGCCCGCCCCCTCGGTCATGGCCTGCGTCAAGGCCGGCGTCGTCATCGCCGGCGGCTCGGATGGCGTGCGCGACAGCTGGAATCCCTACGGCATGGGCGACATGCTGGAGCGCGCGACGCTGATCGGACTGCGCAACAATTTCCGCCGCGACGAGGAGATGGAACTTGCGCTCGACGCCTGCACCTATCAGGGCGCCAAGGTGATGGGCATCGAGAATTACGGCCTCGATATCGGCTGCATCGCCGATCTTGTGATCCTGCCCGGCGAGACCCTCTGCGAGGCGATCGTCGAGCGCCCAGCCGACCGCACCGTCGTCAAACGCGGCAGGATCGTCGCCCGCCATGGCGAATTGACCCGGCCGATCGCCTGA
- a CDS encoding caspase family protein: MSQRRFVPAALSLMLATVPGAVWPQVPADLMACADERVKTTMLPPAQLAAAEAACSRVLAGAPSSAGQQKASFYRGLMRFLLVVQKGMAASGKADGSVAYAPPTLVQVQPALVDVETAIGLDGPMKGDALTLRATINQTIGRSSEARADVAEAMQAAPEDATPFVQRALEHERNGDVNAAMIDLDRALELDPKAGTALSARGDLLRRLGYLQRARTDLEGAAALGPPFRRLALMRKSELELRAGDLRAAYDDIVAASHETDDMPKADAALASADLFVQAGALALDKLKDAETAEKLYREAEKLAPKNWSAALGLARVAEVKGEKAKAEAIYKRILAATRATPRLLERILASWRLKQLSQPAFRGTGPFRNGFDSGVAPAKPSPDGLKRIAFVIGSSDYSELSSLPNARRDAAVMANALADMGFDAIEIAENVAKADLRRIPALIAEQAAQADVVLVFYAGHGVETGGTNYLVPTDATLDSDKVLRSDALALGDLTAAAAKARRGALVIVDACRDDPFAEAQAVAASRGAGGRQLAALPARIHGGLAAVPQPAPNNVVLHSTQPGKTASDGDGLDSPFVRALLETLSSPGKTLDAVVQETATRVSEKTEGRQVPAAYGAAPAVALLPKKAAR, encoded by the coding sequence TTGTCTCAACGTCGTTTCGTGCCCGCCGCCCTGTCGTTGATGCTGGCGACCGTGCCTGGCGCGGTGTGGCCGCAGGTGCCGGCCGATCTCATGGCCTGCGCCGACGAGCGCGTGAAGACGACGATGCTGCCACCCGCGCAACTGGCAGCAGCGGAAGCGGCCTGCAGCCGTGTGCTGGCGGGCGCCCCCTCGTCGGCGGGCCAGCAGAAGGCATCGTTCTATCGCGGATTGATGCGTTTCCTGCTGGTCGTGCAGAAGGGCATGGCGGCGAGCGGAAAGGCGGACGGTTCGGTCGCCTATGCGCCGCCGACGCTGGTGCAGGTCCAGCCGGCGCTCGTGGATGTGGAAACGGCGATCGGCCTGGACGGCCCGATGAAGGGCGATGCGCTGACGCTGCGCGCGACGATCAACCAGACGATCGGGCGCAGCTCGGAGGCACGGGCGGATGTCGCGGAAGCCATGCAAGCTGCGCCCGAGGATGCCACGCCCTTCGTGCAGCGCGCGCTGGAGCACGAGCGCAATGGCGACGTGAATGCCGCGATGATCGATCTCGACCGGGCCCTCGAGCTCGATCCGAAAGCGGGAACGGCTTTGTCGGCGCGCGGCGACCTGCTGCGGCGCCTCGGCTATCTGCAGCGGGCGCGGACCGATCTGGAGGGCGCGGCGGCGCTCGGGCCGCCGTTCCGTCGGCTGGCGCTGATGCGCAAATCCGAGCTCGAATTGCGCGCGGGCGATCTGCGCGCAGCCTATGATGACATCGTCGCGGCTTCGCACGAGACCGACGACATGCCGAAGGCGGATGCGGCCTTGGCCAGCGCCGATCTTTTCGTGCAGGCTGGGGCGCTCGCCCTCGACAAGCTGAAGGATGCCGAAACGGCCGAGAAGCTCTATCGCGAGGCCGAAAAGCTTGCGCCGAAGAACTGGTCGGCGGCGCTCGGCCTGGCGCGGGTCGCGGAGGTCAAGGGCGAGAAGGCGAAGGCTGAGGCGATCTACAAGCGCATCCTGGCGGCAACGCGCGCGACGCCCCGGCTGCTGGAGCGCATCCTCGCATCGTGGCGCCTCAAACAGCTCTCGCAGCCGGCCTTCCGCGGCACGGGGCCGTTCCGCAACGGTTTCGATTCCGGCGTCGCTCCGGCGAAACCCTCGCCGGACGGGCTGAAGCGCATCGCCTTCGTGATCGGATCGAGCGATTATTCCGAGCTTTCGAGCCTGCCCAATGCACGGCGCGACGCGGCGGTGATGGCGAATGCGCTCGCCGACATGGGCTTCGATGCGATCGAGATCGCCGAGAACGTCGCGAAGGCCGACCTGCGCCGAATTCCGGCTCTCATCGCCGAGCAGGCGGCGCAGGCCGATGTCGTGCTGGTGTTCTATGCCGGGCATGGCGTCGAGACCGGCGGGACCAATTATCTCGTGCCGACCGATGCGACGCTCGACAGCGACAAGGTTCTTCGCAGCGACGCGCTCGCGCTCGGCGATCTGACGGCCGCGGCTGCGAAGGCGCGGCGCGGCGCGCTCGTCATCGTCGATGCCTGTCGTGACGATCCCTTCGCGGAGGCGCAGGCGGTGGCGGCCTCGCGCGGGGCGGGCGGGCGACAACTAGCGGCCCTGCCGGCGCGCATTCATGGCGGGCTTGCGGCCGTGCCGCAGCCGGCGCCCAACAATGTCGTGCTGCACTCGACGCAGCCGGGCAAGACCGCCTCCGATGGCGACGGCCTGGACAGTCCGTTCGTGCGCGCCCTGCTGGAGACGCTGTCGTCGCCCGGCAAGACGCTGGACGCGGTCGTACAGGAGACGGCGACGCGCGTCTCCGAGAAGACCGAAGGACGGCAGGTGCCGGCGGCCTATGGCGCGGCACCGGCGGTCGCCCTGCTGCCGAAGAAGGCCGCGCGCTAG